One stretch of Arthrobacter polaris DNA includes these proteins:
- a CDS encoding carbohydrate ABC transporter permease, which produces MLTLWSLMVLVPLGWTLLSSFKTTSEIFASPFSLPAQWKFENYVNAWNTAGIGLYFFNTVIVVGFALVIVMVLGAMCAYVLARYVFPGSRAIYYLMLAGLTFPIFLAIVPLFFVLKNIGLLNTLPGLIIVYVAFALPFTVFFLFSFFKALPNEIAEAAQIDGAGEWRTFFQVMLPMAKPGMASVAIFNFLGLWNQYLIPVAINTNRENYVLSQGIAAFAGQQGYAVDFGSLFAAAIIVVLPVLLMYILFQRQLQGSVSAGTMK; this is translated from the coding sequence ATGCTCACCTTGTGGTCATTGATGGTCCTTGTCCCGCTTGGTTGGACCCTGTTGTCGTCTTTCAAGACGACGTCGGAAATTTTCGCGTCGCCATTCTCGCTTCCGGCCCAGTGGAAGTTTGAGAACTACGTCAACGCCTGGAACACCGCCGGTATCGGCCTGTACTTCTTCAACACGGTCATTGTGGTGGGCTTCGCACTTGTCATCGTGATGGTTTTGGGTGCCATGTGTGCCTATGTTTTGGCGCGCTACGTGTTCCCGGGTTCGCGGGCCATCTATTACCTGATGCTTGCTGGCCTGACATTCCCGATCTTCCTGGCGATCGTGCCGTTGTTCTTCGTTTTGAAGAACATCGGCCTGTTGAACACCTTGCCGGGTTTGATCATTGTTTACGTGGCATTCGCCCTTCCCTTCACCGTCTTCTTCCTGTTCTCCTTCTTCAAGGCGCTTCCGAATGAGATTGCTGAAGCGGCACAGATTGACGGCGCCGGTGAATGGCGCACTTTCTTCCAGGTCATGCTTCCCATGGCTAAGCCGGGCATGGCCTCGGTTGCCATCTTCAACTTCCTTGGCTTGTGGAACCAGTATTTGATCCCCGTGGCGATCAACACCAATCGGGAGAACTACGTATTGTCCCAAGGTATTGCCGCGTTCGCTGGCCAGCAGGGCTATGCGGTGGACTTTGGTTCACTGTTTGCCGCGGCCATCATTGTGGTCTTGCCTGTTTTGCTCATGTACATCCTGTTCCAGCGCCAGCTTCAGGGCTCGGTGTCCGCAGGAACCATGAAGTAA